One Sanguibacter keddieii DSM 10542 genomic window carries:
- a CDS encoding leucyl aminopeptidase — protein MTTAEHRLIPDTFTPTPSREALESLTVSVVDILGDAEAVGYPVGLEGQVPVELGVGRDALEHVDFEGKVGQTVVMPRRDGVTVVAVGIGHADELCAAELRDAAAAFARAAGRYGSIALHLPADTDVDAESAGQAVVEGVLLARYRYSVLKSAPKDVGLTSLEIVAPEADRADVAAGAERGMVVAAATELARDLANTPPGHLTATDLADLAERIAPEHGLEVETYDRQRLIELGCGGLLGVNAGSVDEPRMVRLRYVPTDADGQPVEPRGTLALVGKGIMYDSGGISLKPSDPMHLAMKMDMSGAAAVLAALTALEALGCQTAVTAYLMCTDNMPSGSALKLGDVLTIRNGTTVEVKNTDAEGRLVMSDALALAAEEQPDAIVDIATLTGAALVALGQSTAAVLGNDQPLVDAVLAAGRATDEQVWQLPLEQRYRKQLDSDVADMSNMGGKYAGATLAALFLSEFVDGIPWAHIDIAGTMQSEADESWRPRGATGFGARLLIDLALGFSAPAE, from the coding sequence ATGACGACCGCAGAGCACAGGCTGATCCCTGACACCTTCACACCGACGCCGTCGAGGGAGGCGCTCGAGTCGTTGACCGTCTCGGTCGTCGACATCCTCGGTGACGCCGAGGCCGTGGGATACCCCGTGGGCCTCGAGGGGCAGGTCCCGGTCGAGCTCGGCGTGGGGCGCGACGCCCTCGAGCACGTCGACTTCGAGGGCAAGGTCGGCCAGACGGTCGTCATGCCCCGCCGTGACGGCGTGACCGTGGTCGCGGTCGGCATCGGTCACGCCGACGAGCTGTGCGCCGCTGAGCTCCGCGACGCCGCGGCGGCCTTCGCCCGTGCAGCCGGACGGTACGGTTCGATCGCGCTGCACCTGCCGGCCGACACCGACGTCGACGCGGAGAGCGCCGGGCAGGCCGTGGTCGAGGGCGTGCTCCTCGCCCGGTACCGCTACTCGGTCCTCAAGTCCGCCCCGAAGGACGTGGGCCTCACCAGCCTCGAGATCGTCGCACCCGAGGCGGACCGCGCCGACGTGGCCGCCGGTGCCGAGCGCGGCATGGTGGTCGCCGCGGCGACCGAGCTCGCCCGCGACCTCGCCAACACCCCGCCCGGGCACCTGACCGCGACCGACCTCGCCGACCTGGCCGAGCGCATCGCCCCGGAGCACGGCCTCGAGGTCGAGACGTACGACAGGCAGCGCCTGATCGAGCTGGGCTGCGGCGGTCTGCTCGGCGTCAACGCCGGCAGCGTCGACGAGCCCCGCATGGTGCGCCTGCGGTACGTCCCGACCGACGCCGACGGCCAGCCCGTCGAGCCGCGCGGCACGCTCGCGCTGGTGGGCAAGGGCATCATGTACGACTCGGGCGGCATCAGCCTCAAGCCCTCCGACCCCATGCACCTGGCCATGAAGATGGACATGTCCGGTGCTGCGGCCGTCCTCGCGGCGCTCACGGCACTCGAGGCCCTGGGCTGCCAGACGGCTGTCACGGCGTACCTCATGTGCACGGACAACATGCCGTCCGGCTCGGCGCTCAAGCTCGGTGACGTGCTCACCATCCGCAACGGCACCACGGTCGAGGTCAAGAACACCGACGCCGAGGGGCGCCTGGTCATGTCGGACGCGCTCGCCCTCGCCGCGGAGGAGCAGCCCGACGCGATCGTCGACATCGCGACGCTCACCGGTGCCGCGCTCGTGGCCCTGGGCCAGTCGACCGCGGCTGTGCTCGGCAACGACCAGCCGCTCGTCGACGCCGTCCTCGCCGCAGGCCGTGCGACCGACGAGCAGGTGTGGCAGCTGCCGCTCGAGCAGCGGTACCGCAAGCAGCTGGACTCCGACGTCGCCGACATGTCGAACATGGGCGGCAAGTACGCCGGCGCGACGCTCGCAGCGCTGTTCCTGTCCGAGTTCGTCGACGGCATCCCGTGGGCGCACATCGACATCGCGGGGACCATGCAGTCGGAGGCCGACGAGTCGTGGCGCCCGCGCGGCGCGACGGGCTTCGGCGCCCGGCTGCTCATCGACCTCGCCCTCGGCTTCTCCGCCCCTGCGGAGTAG
- a CDS encoding anaerobic C4-dicarboxylate transporter, translating into MVVVELAVVLAAIVLGARLGGIGIGYAGGAGVLVLGLLGVSPGTAPFDVISIIMAVIAAIAAMQVAGGMDHLVHLADRLLRRRPQQITYYAPLVTYGMTLMAGTGHTAFSTLPVISEVAKENGVRPSRPLSIAVVASQVAITASPVSAAVIFVAAVLEPFGVDYLQVLAVSIPSTLLAVVLASLVTNRLGKDLADDDEYQARLARGEITFRPQTEYVARPGARRSVVIFLVGIVAVMSYATAVSENVGLIADPALARNEAILVIMLTVATVITVTCGVSTPKILEMSTFRSGMSACVCVLGVAWLGDTFVQHNLETIQSVSGGALDAQPWLLAVVLFFASALLYSQAATASALMPAALALGVSPLTAVASFAAVSALFVLPTYPTLLAAVELDDTGSTKIGKLVFNHPFIVPGTLTIVLAVLLGFAVGSVVL; encoded by the coding sequence GTGGTCGTCGTCGAGCTCGCCGTTGTCCTCGCTGCGATCGTCCTGGGCGCGCGCCTCGGCGGGATCGGCATCGGGTACGCGGGCGGTGCCGGGGTGCTCGTCCTCGGCCTGCTGGGCGTGAGCCCGGGGACCGCGCCCTTCGACGTCATCTCGATCATCATGGCGGTCATCGCCGCGATCGCCGCCATGCAGGTGGCCGGGGGCATGGACCACCTGGTGCACCTCGCCGACCGGCTGCTGCGGCGCCGGCCGCAGCAGATCACGTACTACGCCCCGCTCGTCACCTACGGCATGACCCTCATGGCCGGGACGGGGCACACGGCCTTCTCGACGCTCCCGGTGATCTCCGAGGTGGCCAAGGAGAACGGCGTCCGGCCGTCGCGCCCGCTGTCGATCGCGGTGGTGGCCTCGCAGGTCGCCATCACGGCGTCGCCGGTCTCGGCGGCGGTGATCTTCGTGGCGGCGGTCCTCGAGCCCTTCGGCGTCGACTACCTGCAGGTCCTCGCGGTCTCGATCCCGTCCACCCTGCTCGCCGTGGTCCTGGCCTCGCTCGTCACCAACCGGCTGGGCAAGGACCTCGCGGACGACGACGAGTACCAGGCGCGCCTCGCACGCGGTGAGATCACCTTCCGGCCGCAGACGGAGTACGTGGCACGCCCCGGTGCCCGGCGGTCCGTCGTGATCTTCCTCGTCGGGATCGTGGCGGTGATGTCGTACGCGACCGCCGTCAGCGAGAACGTCGGCCTCATCGCCGACCCGGCCCTCGCCCGCAACGAGGCGATCCTCGTCATCATGCTCACGGTCGCGACCGTCATCACCGTCACCTGCGGCGTGAGCACCCCGAAGATCCTCGAGATGTCGACCTTCCGGTCGGGGATGAGCGCGTGCGTCTGCGTCCTCGGTGTCGCGTGGCTCGGCGACACCTTCGTCCAGCACAACCTCGAGACTATCCAGTCGGTCTCGGGCGGCGCCCTCGACGCACAGCCCTGGCTGCTCGCCGTGGTGCTGTTCTTCGCGTCGGCGCTGCTCTACTCGCAGGCGGCGACGGCGTCGGCCCTCATGCCCGCGGCTCTCGCCCTCGGCGTCAGCCCGCTGACGGCGGTCGCCTCCTTCGCGGCCGTGTCGGCGCTGTTCGTCCTGCCGACCTACCCGACGCTGCTCGCGGCGGTCGAGCTCGACGACACCGGCTCGACGAAGATCGGGAAGCTCGTGTTCAACCACCCGTTCATCGTCCCGGGGACCCTCACCATCGTCCTCGCGGTGCTGCTGGGCTTCGCCGTCGGGAGCGTCGTGCTCTAG
- a CDS encoding metallophosphoesterase has product MTPATRAAVALAGAAAAGVGALAWGVAEAHMFTLREVTVPVLPAGQPDLRVLHVSDLHLTPSQHDKIAWVRSLADLAPDLVVDTGDNMAHVGALPPLLHALEPLLRFPGAFVMGSNDYFAPSFKNPARYLRADARTSRSSDPVRLPADELAAAMSSAGWKDLTNRRDTVVADGRRIALVGVDDPHLDRDVFPAAEPGGLPDVDLRMGVTHAPYVRTLDQMHHDGSDVILAGHTHGGQLCVPFYGALVTNCDVDRRRAKGLHGWPGPRPDQPGGEDSTWMHVCAGLGTSPYAPVRFACRPEAVLVTLTSGR; this is encoded by the coding sequence GTGACACCCGCCACCCGGGCGGCCGTGGCACTCGCCGGTGCCGCGGCCGCCGGGGTCGGCGCTCTCGCCTGGGGCGTCGCCGAGGCCCACATGTTCACGCTCCGCGAGGTCACGGTCCCCGTGCTGCCGGCGGGGCAGCCGGACCTGCGGGTGCTGCACGTCTCCGACCTGCACCTCACGCCGTCGCAGCACGACAAGATCGCGTGGGTGCGGTCCCTCGCCGACCTCGCCCCCGACCTCGTGGTCGACACGGGCGACAACATGGCGCACGTCGGCGCCCTCCCCCCGCTGCTGCACGCCCTCGAGCCGCTCCTGCGGTTCCCCGGGGCCTTCGTCATGGGGTCGAACGACTACTTCGCACCGTCCTTCAAGAACCCGGCGCGGTACCTGCGGGCGGACGCCCGGACCTCCCGGTCGAGCGACCCCGTCCGGCTGCCCGCCGACGAGCTCGCCGCGGCCATGAGCTCCGCCGGGTGGAAGGACCTCACCAACCGTCGCGACACGGTCGTGGCTGACGGTCGCCGGATCGCCCTGGTGGGCGTCGACGACCCGCACCTGGACCGCGACGTGTTCCCGGCCGCTGAGCCTGGTGGGCTCCCGGACGTCGACCTCCGCATGGGCGTCACGCACGCCCCGTACGTGCGGACCCTCGACCAGATGCACCACGACGGGTCGGACGTCATCCTCGCCGGGCACACCCACGGCGGGCAGCTCTGCGTGCCCTTCTACGGGGCCCTGGTGACCAACTGTGACGTCGACCGCAGGCGGGCCAAGGGCCTGCACGGCTGGCCCGGGCCGCGCCCCGATCAGCCCGGCGGTGAGGACTCGACCTGGATGCACGTCTGCGCAGGTCTGGGCACCTCTCCGTACGCCCCGGTGCGCTTCGCGTGCCGTCCCGAGGCGGTCCTCGTGACCCTCACGTCGGGCCGCTGA
- a CDS encoding transglycosylase domain-containing protein: MASSALDGGSLTPEDDGDGGSTTARRPRHTVNPFQALALLLTFVLLAGVGGLLMAGLVIPVAAATSTVTNGGVEAFNDLPTELEPQPLAQASNIYAADGTTLLARLYSDNREVVPLDQISENLQHAAIAVEDRRFYTHGGIDPQGMARALVSNLRGGDDQRQGASTLTQQYVKNVLIDLAKREDDLAAVQAASESTVSRKLREAKLAIALEKRMTKDEILEGYLNIAQFGSSVYGVQAASQRYFGVDASDLSIVQAATIAGITQSPNANDPIRNPDNSERRRNAVLKSMYEVQYITKDEYDEARTTPLDQTLNPQPINQGCEGAGGAINAGYFCDYVTKVIMSDPVFGEDRADRYALLYQGGLNITTTLNVGIQEIINRELQGSVPVDNEYGFAIAGAMVAPGSGQILGMSQNSTYSTDESAQYSTQVNYSTGSAYGGSNGFQPGSTFKAFVLAQWFESGHTLRETVSANERRWTVADFLENTPAASCDASLPGTKPWQPKNADGKAGGNISVARATNDSVNTAYVAMQAQMNLCDIAATADRIGFAPADGGAVQPRMTMTLGTQETSPLGMANAYATFASGGVRCDPVAILSVTRGDEELPIPSANCTEALSTATANAMNYALEGVLKEGGAKKSALAGRTAAGKTGTTNSNNDAWFVGYTKEASMAIWMGHPLKERSLADSRINGVYNQFVYGSTIAAPTWKRIMDQAVGGNEDVPLSDAIAPEQLGQAPAPRAPAAPEAPAAPAAPEGEAPPEAPAPAEG, from the coding sequence ATGGCATCTTCTGCGCTCGATGGCGGCTCGCTCACGCCCGAGGACGACGGCGACGGTGGTTCGACGACCGCTCGGCGGCCCCGTCACACGGTCAACCCCTTCCAGGCGCTCGCGCTGCTGCTGACCTTCGTGCTGCTCGCCGGGGTCGGCGGGCTGCTCATGGCGGGCCTGGTCATCCCCGTGGCGGCCGCCACGAGCACCGTGACCAACGGTGGTGTCGAGGCCTTCAACGACCTGCCGACCGAGCTCGAGCCGCAGCCCCTCGCGCAGGCGTCCAACATCTACGCCGCGGACGGCACCACGCTGCTCGCCCGGCTGTACTCGGACAACCGCGAGGTGGTCCCGCTCGACCAGATCTCGGAGAACCTCCAGCACGCCGCGATCGCCGTCGAGGACCGCCGCTTCTACACCCACGGCGGCATCGACCCGCAGGGCATGGCCCGCGCGCTGGTCTCGAACCTCCGCGGTGGTGACGACCAGCGCCAGGGTGCGTCGACGCTGACGCAGCAGTACGTCAAGAACGTGCTCATCGACCTCGCCAAGCGCGAGGACGACCTCGCCGCCGTCCAGGCCGCCTCCGAGAGCACGGTCTCGCGCAAGCTCCGCGAGGCGAAGCTGGCCATCGCGCTCGAGAAGCGCATGACCAAGGACGAGATCCTCGAGGGCTACCTCAACATCGCGCAGTTCGGCTCGTCCGTCTACGGCGTCCAGGCCGCCTCGCAGCGGTACTTCGGCGTCGACGCGTCCGACCTGTCGATCGTCCAGGCCGCGACCATCGCCGGCATCACGCAGAGCCCCAACGCGAACGACCCGATCCGCAACCCGGACAACTCGGAGCGCCGCCGCAACGCCGTCCTCAAGTCGATGTACGAGGTGCAGTACATCACCAAGGACGAGTACGACGAGGCACGGACGACGCCGCTCGACCAGACGCTCAACCCGCAGCCCATCAACCAGGGCTGCGAGGGCGCTGGTGGCGCGATCAACGCCGGGTACTTCTGCGACTACGTCACCAAGGTCATCATGTCGGACCCGGTCTTCGGCGAGGACCGTGCCGACCGCTACGCGCTGCTCTACCAGGGCGGGCTCAACATCACCACGACGCTCAACGTGGGCATCCAGGAGATCATCAACCGTGAGCTCCAGGGCAGCGTGCCCGTCGACAACGAGTACGGCTTCGCGATCGCCGGCGCGATGGTCGCCCCGGGCAGCGGCCAGATCCTCGGGATGTCGCAGAACAGCACGTACTCCACGGACGAGTCCGCCCAGTACTCCACCCAGGTCAACTACAGCACCGGCAGCGCCTACGGCGGGTCCAACGGCTTCCAGCCCGGGTCGACCTTCAAGGCCTTCGTCCTCGCCCAGTGGTTCGAGTCCGGGCACACGCTGCGCGAGACCGTGAGCGCCAACGAGCGCCGTTGGACGGTGGCGGACTTCCTCGAGAACACGCCTGCTGCGTCCTGCGACGCCTCGCTGCCGGGCACAAAGCCGTGGCAGCCGAAGAACGCCGACGGCAAGGCCGGCGGGAACATCTCCGTCGCGCGGGCCACGAACGACTCGGTCAACACCGCGTACGTCGCGATGCAGGCACAGATGAACCTCTGCGACATCGCCGCGACCGCCGACCGCATCGGCTTCGCTCCCGCGGACGGCGGAGCGGTCCAGCCCCGGATGACGATGACGCTCGGTACGCAGGAGACGTCTCCGCTCGGCATGGCAAACGCCTACGCGACCTTCGCCAGCGGCGGCGTCCGCTGCGACCCGGTCGCGATCCTGTCGGTGACCCGCGGCGACGAAGAGCTCCCGATCCCCTCCGCCAACTGCACCGAGGCGCTCAGCACGGCGACGGCGAACGCCATGAACTACGCCCTCGAGGGCGTGCTCAAGGAGGGCGGGGCCAAGAAGTCGGCGCTCGCCGGCCGCACCGCAGCGGGCAAGACGGGTACCACCAACAGCAACAACGACGCGTGGTTCGTCGGCTACACCAAGGAAGCCTCGATGGCCATCTGGATGGGCCACCCGCTCAAGGAGCGCTCGCTCGCCGACTCGCGGATCAACGGCGTGTACAACCAGTTCGTCTACGGCTCGACGATCGCCGCTCCCACCTGGAAGCGCATCATGGACCAGGCCGTCGGCGGCAACGAGGACGTACCCCTGAGTGACGCCATCGCCCCCGAGCAGCTCGGCCAGGCTCCCGCACCTCGGGCACCAGCGGCCCCCGAGGCCCCGGCAGCCCCTGCCGCACCCGAGGGCGAAGCGCCTCCCGAGGCACCCGCTCCGGCCGAGGGCTGA
- a CDS encoding DUF4177 domain-containing protein → MAQTWEYATVPLLIHATKQILDNWGSDGWELVTVVTGPDGNGLVAYLKRPTS, encoded by the coding sequence ATGGCACAGACCTGGGAGTACGCGACCGTTCCGCTCTTGATCCACGCGACCAAGCAGATCCTCGACAACTGGGGGTCCGACGGCTGGGAGCTCGTCACGGTCGTCACCGGCCCTGACGGCAACGGCCTCGTGGCCTACCTCAAGCGCCCCACCTCGTGA
- a CDS encoding RidA family protein, which produces MTSSVLGRLAELGLELPEVAAPVATYVPAVRTGRYVYTSGQLPFVDGALAATGKVGDGEGLVGPLVAASLARTAVLNALAAVASQIGSLDQVSRIVKVVGFVASDPSFTGQPAVVNGASVLLGEIFGEAGVHARSAVGVAVLPLDSPVEIELVVELEES; this is translated from the coding sequence GTGACGTCCTCCGTCCTCGGGCGCCTCGCCGAGCTCGGGCTCGAGCTCCCCGAGGTCGCCGCCCCGGTCGCGACGTACGTCCCGGCCGTGCGCACCGGACGCTACGTCTACACGTCGGGCCAGCTGCCCTTCGTCGACGGCGCGCTCGCCGCGACCGGCAAGGTCGGTGACGGAGAAGGCCTCGTGGGCCCGCTCGTCGCTGCCTCGCTCGCCCGCACCGCCGTGCTCAACGCGCTCGCCGCGGTCGCGTCGCAGATCGGGTCGCTCGACCAGGTCTCGCGCATCGTCAAGGTCGTCGGCTTCGTCGCCTCCGACCCGTCCTTCACCGGCCAGCCGGCCGTGGTCAACGGTGCGAGCGTCCTGCTCGGCGAGATCTTCGGCGAGGCCGGCGTGCACGCCCGCAGCGCGGTCGGCGTCGCCGTCCTGCCCCTCGACTCGCCCGTCGAGATCGAGCTGGTCGTCGAGCTCGAGGAGAGCTGA
- a CDS encoding Crp/Fnr family transcriptional regulator, with product MEEAETRGLLASMSKVELARGDVLFTEGQPGDRLYVISEGKIKLGRSSSDGRENLIAVLGPGEMFGELSLFDPGPRSLGASAVSDSVVYELGHDALLRVLEENPGVAKHLLTALARRLRRTNEALADLVFSDVPGRVAKALLDLSTRFGEQVDEGIRVAHDLTQEELAQLVGASRETVNKALADFAGRGWVRREGRAVVLLDLDRLERRAR from the coding sequence ATGGAAGAGGCCGAGACCCGTGGGCTCCTGGCCTCCATGTCGAAGGTCGAGCTCGCCCGCGGCGACGTGCTGTTCACCGAGGGTCAGCCCGGTGACCGGCTCTACGTCATCAGCGAGGGCAAGATCAAGCTCGGCCGCAGCTCGAGCGACGGCCGGGAGAACCTCATCGCCGTCCTCGGACCGGGCGAGATGTTCGGCGAGCTGTCCCTGTTCGACCCAGGCCCCCGCTCGCTCGGCGCGAGCGCCGTCTCCGACTCGGTGGTCTACGAGCTCGGCCACGACGCGCTGCTCCGCGTGCTCGAGGAGAACCCGGGCGTGGCCAAGCACCTGCTGACCGCCCTGGCGCGCCGCCTGCGCCGCACCAACGAGGCGCTCGCCGACCTCGTGTTCTCCGACGTGCCCGGCCGTGTCGCCAAGGCGCTCCTCGACCTCTCCACCCGCTTCGGCGAGCAGGTCGACGAGGGCATCCGCGTCGCTCACGACCTCACGCAGGAGGAGCTCGCCCAGCTGGTCGGCGCCTCCCGCGAGACCGTCAACAAGGCGCTCGCCGACTTCGCCGGCCGTGGCTGGGTCCGCCGTGAGGGTCGCGCCGTGGTGCTGCTCGACCTCGACCGGCTCGAGCGCCGCGCGCGCTGA
- the nth gene encoding endonuclease III: MSTRAGARPAERPPVALVRRARRTNRLLADVYPDARCELDFTTPLELLVATVLSAQCTDKRVNQVTPALFERFPDAQAYAEADPEVLEDMIRSTGFFRPKARSLAGIGAALVERHGGEVPGSLDELVALPGVGRKTANVVLGDAFGVPGITVDTHVGRLVRRWGWTTSEDPVVVEREIGALVERSEWTLLSHRVIFHGRRVCFARRPACGACPVAGLCPSAGIGETDPEAAAALVKTA; this comes from the coding sequence GTGAGCACGCGAGCAGGAGCCCGACCCGCCGAGCGGCCGCCGGTCGCGCTGGTCCGCCGGGCGCGACGCACCAACCGCCTCCTCGCCGACGTGTACCCCGACGCCCGCTGCGAGCTCGACTTCACGACGCCGCTCGAGCTGCTCGTGGCCACGGTCCTGTCCGCCCAGTGCACCGACAAGCGCGTGAACCAGGTGACGCCCGCCCTGTTCGAGCGCTTCCCCGACGCGCAGGCCTACGCCGAGGCCGACCCCGAGGTGCTCGAGGACATGATCCGCAGCACCGGGTTCTTCCGCCCCAAGGCGCGGTCCCTCGCGGGCATCGGCGCCGCGCTCGTCGAGCGGCACGGCGGGGAGGTCCCGGGCTCCCTCGACGAGCTCGTCGCGCTCCCGGGGGTCGGTCGCAAGACGGCGAACGTCGTCCTCGGCGACGCCTTCGGGGTCCCGGGCATCACGGTCGACACGCACGTCGGCAGGCTCGTGCGCCGGTGGGGGTGGACCACCAGCGAGGACCCCGTCGTGGTCGAGCGCGAGATCGGTGCGCTCGTCGAGCGGTCGGAGTGGACGCTGCTCTCGCACCGGGTGATCTTCCACGGGCGGCGCGTCTGCTTCGCCCGACGCCCGGCGTGCGGGGCCTGCCCGGTCGCCGGCCTGTGCCCCTCGGCGGGGATCGGCGAGACCGACCCGGAGGCGGCAGCCGCGCTCGTCAAGACCGCCTGA
- a CDS encoding alpha/beta fold hydrolase, which produces MTTDFSDVLIPGDWQHEFVAANGARFHVALAGPTDSKAPLVMLLHSFPQFWWVWRDQISALAAAGYRVAAMDLRGTGASDKPPIGYDLHTRTRDVAGVVRSLGFERAVVVGHGLGGVVAWSMPALQPVVTAAVAALAAPHPARMHVSLRASLSRRAQGRLAYLQLPNRPERRMTRGDLVAQVLRARPDFVWPEGVVETYTEAARVPFAAHSALEAVRWYARLVPTGSGRRYLSAVRAPIAVPALQVQGGLDPVVRPETADADSSALCRELRYVVLPDAGHFLPEEASDDVSAILLDWLAGLSAPDAQD; this is translated from the coding sequence GTGACCACCGACTTCTCCGACGTCCTCATCCCCGGCGACTGGCAGCACGAGTTCGTCGCCGCGAACGGTGCCCGGTTCCACGTGGCGCTGGCCGGCCCGACGGACAGCAAGGCCCCGCTCGTCATGCTGCTGCACTCGTTCCCGCAGTTCTGGTGGGTGTGGCGCGACCAGATCAGCGCGCTCGCCGCCGCGGGGTACCGGGTCGCCGCGATGGACCTGCGCGGCACGGGAGCCTCGGACAAGCCCCCGATCGGCTACGACCTGCACACCCGCACCCGCGACGTCGCGGGTGTCGTGCGGTCGCTCGGCTTCGAGCGCGCCGTGGTGGTCGGGCACGGGCTGGGCGGCGTCGTCGCCTGGTCGATGCCCGCGCTCCAGCCGGTCGTGACCGCCGCCGTGGCCGCGCTCGCCGCGCCGCACCCGGCCCGCATGCACGTCTCGCTGCGCGCGTCGCTCAGCCGTCGCGCCCAGGGGCGTCTGGCGTACCTGCAGCTGCCCAACCGGCCCGAGCGTCGCATGACGCGCGGCGACCTCGTGGCCCAGGTGCTGCGGGCCCGCCCGGACTTCGTGTGGCCTGAGGGCGTCGTGGAGACCTACACCGAGGCGGCGCGGGTGCCCTTCGCGGCGCACAGCGCTCTCGAGGCGGTCCGCTGGTACGCCCGGCTGGTCCCCACAGGCAGCGGACGACGGTACCTGTCCGCCGTGCGCGCGCCGATCGCCGTCCCCGCGCTGCAGGTCCAGGGCGGCTTGGACCCCGTCGTCCGACCCGAGACCGCGGACGCGGACAGCTCGGCCCTGTGCCGCGAGCTCCGCTACGTGGTGCTGCCAGATGCCGGGCACTTCCTCCCCGAGGAGGCCTCCGACGACGTCTCCGCGATCCTGCTCGACTGGCTGGCCGGGCTGTCGGCGCCTGACGCGCAGGACTGA